In Acidimicrobiales bacterium, a single window of DNA contains:
- a CDS encoding adenosine kinase, whose translation AAVVASFGVQVKFIGKIRNDALGEVFAHDIRAAGVTFEMAPAKEGLGTGRSLIMVSPDAEKTMCTSLGVGAKLMPDDLDVDVIAGAEVVYLEGYLYGLRDTDAAVEKTIEVAKASGTKVALSLADPSWVELHREHFDRILDSVDLLFANELEACEMAGFPQGRVDEALGVLAKRCPTVAVTLGPNGSIVSTAGKVVSAPAAKVERVVDTTGAGDSYAGGFLFGYLAGLDPRRCAELGALAASEIVSHLGARPQQPLEELARRSGLI comes from the coding sequence CCGCGGCGGTTGTCGCCTCTTTCGGTGTGCAGGTCAAATTCATAGGAAAAATACGCAACGACGCGCTCGGCGAGGTGTTCGCGCACGACATTCGCGCCGCGGGGGTCACGTTCGAGATGGCGCCGGCGAAGGAAGGGCTCGGAACCGGGCGTTCCCTGATCATGGTGTCTCCGGACGCCGAAAAGACCATGTGCACGAGCCTCGGCGTCGGTGCAAAGTTGATGCCGGACGATCTCGACGTCGACGTCATTGCCGGGGCCGAGGTCGTGTACCTCGAGGGTTACCTCTACGGCCTGCGTGACACCGACGCCGCTGTCGAGAAGACCATCGAGGTGGCCAAGGCATCCGGGACCAAGGTGGCCCTCTCGTTGGCGGACCCGTCCTGGGTCGAGCTTCACCGGGAGCATTTCGACCGCATCCTCGACAGCGTGGACTTGCTGTTCGCCAACGAGCTGGAGGCCTGCGAGATGGCTGGGTTCCCGCAAGGACGAGTAGATGAGGCGCTCGGGGTCCTTGCGAAGCGGTGCCCGACCGTCGCGGTCACCCTCGGACCGAACGGTTCGATCGTCTCCACCGCCGGCAAAGTCGTCAGCGCACCCGCCGCAAAGGTCGAGCGAGTCGTCGACACAACCGGAGCGGGAGATAGCTACGCCGGCGGTTTCCTTTTCGGTTATCTCGCAGGACTCGATCCCCGCCGCTGCGCGGAGCTCGGCGCGCTCGCGGCGTCTGAAATCGTCTCCCATCTCGGGGCCCGCCCCCAGCAGCCGCTCGAAGAACTCGCCCGCCGCAGCGGACTCATCTGA